Proteins from one Terriglobus tenax genomic window:
- a CDS encoding LysR family transcriptional regulator yields MDLFQMETFLAVAEEKSFSRAALRLHRTQPAISQVIGKLETELGESLFERQTGSLTDAGEVLREYAIKLVNLRDEAGSALKDLRSLHRGRLLLAANEYTCLCLLPLIHEYTRRHPQVKVEVQRSLASRIGDDVLANSVELGVLSFQPSDPQLRSVVIFRDELACVVSPNHPLAKAGTASVKELGRERFVAHNIASPQRQRVFQTFAQHRTKLPIWVELPSLDAIKRFVAMGNGVALSPKLTVAAELRSGSLVEIKARELNFERKLRVVYRKQTALSHTARAFLKIAEEYAIHHGDPYYFQAERVTRTGN; encoded by the coding sequence GTGGACCTGTTTCAGATGGAAACCTTCCTCGCCGTTGCTGAGGAAAAAAGCTTCTCCCGCGCCGCGCTGCGCCTGCACCGTACCCAGCCGGCTATCAGCCAGGTCATCGGAAAGCTGGAGACCGAGTTGGGGGAGTCACTCTTCGAGCGCCAGACCGGCAGCCTGACGGACGCCGGAGAGGTCCTGCGCGAGTACGCCATCAAGCTCGTAAACCTGCGCGACGAGGCCGGCTCCGCCCTGAAGGATCTGCGCTCACTCCACCGTGGCCGGCTTCTGCTGGCGGCCAACGAGTACACCTGCCTGTGTCTGCTGCCGCTCATCCACGAATACACCCGCCGCCATCCACAGGTAAAGGTAGAGGTCCAGCGTTCGCTCGCCAGCCGCATCGGCGACGATGTCCTGGCCAACTCGGTCGAACTCGGCGTGCTCAGCTTCCAGCCGTCTGACCCGCAACTCCGCTCCGTCGTCATTTTTCGCGACGAGCTGGCCTGCGTCGTCAGCCCCAACCACCCCCTGGCCAAAGCTGGCACGGCCAGCGTCAAAGAACTGGGCCGCGAGCGCTTTGTCGCCCACAATATCGCCTCTCCACAGCGCCAGCGTGTCTTCCAGACCTTCGCCCAGCACCGTACCAAGCTGCCCATCTGGGTGGAACTGCCCTCGCTGGACGCCATCAAGCGCTTTGTCGCCATGGGGAACGGCGTCGCGCTTTCTCCCAAGCTCACCGTTGCCGCGGAGCTCCGTTCCGGCTCCCTGGTCGAGATCAAGGCCCGCGAGCTGAACTTCGAGCGCAAGCTCCGCGTGGTCTACCGCAAGCAGACCGCTCTGTCGCATACCGCACGCGCCTTCCTCAAAATTGCCGAGGAGTATGCCATCCACCACGGCGATCCCTATTACTTCCAGGCCGAGCGCGTGACACGCACCGGAAATTAA
- a CDS encoding Spy/CpxP family protein refolding chaperone yields MNLKRFALRAAILAACTFGLATLSAHAQGMGGGMGQMSPAERSARQLDMMKTRLNLTDDQTAKVKDLIADRDKKSADLRASGGDMETMRPKMMEIQKDFSDKVKAILTDDQKKTYDEMQSQMRGGGRPAPPPQ; encoded by the coding sequence ATGAACCTGAAACGATTTGCACTGCGGGCAGCCATCCTGGCTGCCTGTACTTTCGGTCTGGCAACACTCAGCGCTCACGCGCAGGGAATGGGCGGCGGCATGGGACAGATGTCCCCGGCGGAACGCAGCGCCCGGCAGCTCGACATGATGAAGACCCGGCTCAACCTGACCGACGATCAGACCGCCAAGGTCAAGGACCTGATCGCTGACCGCGACAAGAAGTCCGCCGATCTCCGCGCCAGCGGTGGCGACATGGAAACCATGCGTCCCAAGATGATGGAGATTCAAAAGGACTTCTCCGACAAGGTCAAAGCCATTCTGACCGACGACCAGAAGAAGACCTACGACGAAATGCAGTCGCAGATGCGCGGCGGCGGACGTCCCGCTCCCCCTCCGCAATAA
- the galE gene encoding UDP-glucose 4-epimerase GalE produces MNFLVTGGAGYIGGTVSRILLQQGANVTIYDNLCHAKASALPKQATFIQGDLQDRPLLEDTLQQGKFDAILHFAALIEAGESMKRPELYFRNNTGGTLSLLEAMLATGQNKLVFSSTAACYGEPESTPILETAKLQPTNAYGESKLLSETMMRWMSEIHGLRYAALRYFNVAGAIEGYGEAHEPESHLIPLILDVALGRRESIKIFGQDYDTVDGTCVRDYIHVQDLADAHVLALKALEEPGHHIFNIGSGEGFTVRQVIDSARKITGKPISVIEEPRRAGDPAVLVASSEKIKNELGWKPNFPELDQIIASAWEWHQKRYA; encoded by the coding sequence ATGAATTTTCTGGTGACCGGCGGAGCCGGCTACATTGGCGGCACAGTCTCGCGCATCCTGCTGCAGCAGGGAGCAAATGTCACTATTTACGACAATCTTTGCCACGCGAAAGCCAGTGCACTCCCCAAGCAGGCGACCTTCATCCAGGGCGATCTACAGGACCGCCCGTTGCTGGAGGACACACTCCAGCAAGGCAAGTTTGATGCCATTCTTCATTTCGCCGCCCTGATTGAAGCGGGCGAGAGCATGAAGCGGCCGGAACTTTACTTTCGTAATAACACCGGCGGCACACTGAGCCTGCTGGAAGCTATGTTGGCGACCGGTCAGAACAAGCTGGTCTTCAGTTCCACGGCCGCCTGCTACGGCGAGCCGGAGTCAACGCCGATTCTGGAAACCGCAAAACTGCAGCCGACCAACGCCTATGGAGAGTCCAAGCTCCTGTCCGAGACAATGATGCGCTGGATGAGCGAGATCCACGGTCTGCGGTACGCCGCGCTCCGTTACTTCAATGTTGCCGGAGCGATTGAAGGCTATGGCGAGGCTCATGAACCCGAGTCGCACCTGATTCCGCTGATTCTGGACGTCGCGCTAGGCCGCCGGGAATCGATCAAAATTTTTGGTCAGGATTACGACACGGTCGACGGGACCTGCGTCCGTGACTATATCCACGTGCAGGACCTGGCCGATGCCCACGTGCTGGCGCTGAAGGCGCTGGAAGAACCAGGACACCACATCTTCAACATTGGCAGTGGCGAAGGTTTCACTGTGCGCCAGGTGATTGATTCTGCAAGGAAGATCACCGGCAAGCCGATTTCGGTGATTGAAGAGCCGCGCCGCGCCGGCGACCCGGCGGTGCTGGTTGCCAGTTCGGAAAAGATCAAGAACGAGCTTGGCTGGAAGCCGAATTTCCCGGAGCTGGACCAGATCATCGCGTCCGCCTGGGAGTGGCATCAGAAGCGATACGCGTAA
- a CDS encoding energy transducer TonB: MARLTQNGPTQTAQDGQKKEVAFSHFGVMQTGKQGRGSVFTAVVINVTILVIAAILSAAAKKVSERHKLTMLTAPIPVKPLEPKPEPPKPKILPKPPVIPPEPPKIKIPETKLPDVPKPPEIKMETPKPVVLQPAPPKLVQPPPAPVKVNLGHAQAASVVNNSPTPSAVSLGKTDNPIAPMQGPATSPVNLGQRGMQGMPPGSGMGPASTKVNLGSGSPNGKLGGTDNASRPVQGVKLGVAGGTGPLNSTGRVAGPVNLGQTTPPPMPKPMGPAQVSATTPPKVLFKPKPEYTEEARKLHLEGTVYVKVRVAASGAVQVLGVSSGLGHGLDEAAVRVVQGMKFSPAMSNGQPVEWSGVVNVGFQML, from the coding sequence ATGGCACGACTCACCCAAAACGGACCAACACAAACCGCGCAAGACGGCCAGAAGAAGGAAGTAGCTTTTTCCCACTTCGGTGTCATGCAGACGGGCAAGCAAGGCCGTGGTTCGGTCTTCACCGCTGTGGTCATCAATGTCACCATTCTCGTGATTGCGGCCATTTTGAGCGCCGCCGCGAAGAAAGTCTCTGAACGCCATAAGCTCACCATGCTGACGGCGCCCATTCCCGTGAAGCCGCTTGAGCCCAAGCCAGAGCCGCCCAAGCCGAAGATCCTCCCCAAGCCCCCGGTCATCCCACCGGAGCCCCCCAAGATCAAGATTCCTGAGACCAAGCTGCCGGATGTTCCCAAGCCGCCTGAGATCAAGATGGAAACCCCAAAGCCCGTCGTTCTGCAGCCGGCTCCTCCAAAGCTGGTTCAGCCGCCGCCGGCTCCCGTCAAAGTCAACCTGGGCCATGCTCAGGCCGCCAGTGTCGTCAATAACTCGCCAACCCCCTCGGCCGTAAGCCTTGGAAAGACAGATAATCCCATCGCTCCCATGCAGGGCCCGGCAACCAGCCCGGTCAACCTGGGGCAGCGTGGCATGCAGGGCATGCCTCCGGGCAGCGGCATGGGCCCGGCCTCAACCAAGGTCAACCTCGGCTCCGGTTCACCGAATGGCAAGCTCGGCGGCACGGACAATGCTTCCCGTCCGGTCCAGGGTGTAAAGCTCGGTGTCGCGGGCGGCACCGGTCCTCTGAACTCCACAGGACGCGTTGCCGGTCCTGTGAATCTTGGTCAGACAACGCCTCCACCTATGCCGAAGCCAATGGGCCCGGCGCAGGTGTCGGCAACCACGCCACCCAAGGTGCTGTTCAAGCCCAAGCCGGAGTACACGGAAGAAGCTCGTAAGCTGCACCTGGAAGGCACCGTCTACGTAAAGGTCCGGGTTGCTGCCTCCGGCGCTGTGCAGGTGCTCGGCGTCAGCAGTGGTCTAGGGCATGGTCTTGATGAGGCGGCGGTACGCGTCGTCCAGGGAATGAAGTTCTCCCCTGCCATGTCCAACGGTCAGCCGGTAGAATGGTCGGGCGTGGTCAACGTGGGCTTCCAGATGTTGTAA
- a CDS encoding porin family protein: MLRKSFIFFVSLAAALPVARAQSVYTASRKFDLQAGGGYSIAKSDYAPEKYRGFNLYFDLDFRPHWGIEGVFHQVNQPSPGKMYERTYEIGPRYTRQYKDGLFRPYVKAMYGRGVYNYPNDVANLAYNLFAGGGGLDVRVHPRINVRVFDYEYQRWLSFPPNGLSPQVVSFGVAYHFGSDSRFPKH, encoded by the coding sequence GTGCTTCGTAAGTCATTCATTTTCTTTGTCTCTCTGGCAGCCGCGCTGCCTGTCGCGCGCGCTCAGTCCGTTTACACCGCAAGCAGGAAGTTCGACCTTCAGGCGGGTGGCGGTTATTCCATCGCAAAATCTGACTATGCGCCCGAGAAATACCGTGGGTTCAACCTCTACTTCGATCTGGATTTCCGTCCTCACTGGGGCATTGAAGGCGTCTTCCACCAGGTCAACCAGCCGAGCCCGGGCAAGATGTATGAGCGCACCTACGAGATAGGTCCGCGCTACACCCGCCAGTACAAGGACGGCCTCTTCCGTCCCTATGTCAAAGCCATGTATGGCCGTGGCGTCTACAACTATCCCAACGACGTCGCCAACCTGGCCTACAACCTGTTTGCCGGCGGCGGTGGCCTTGACGTCCGGGTCCATCCGCGCATCAACGTCCGTGTCTTCGACTACGAGTACCAGCGGTGGCTCAGCTTCCCGCCGAACGGCCTCTCGCCCCAGGTGGTTTCCTTCGGCGTGGCCTACCACTTCGGCTCTGACAGCCGTTTCCCGAAGCACTAA
- a CDS encoding outer membrane protein, protein MMKRMLLGALLLSAGSAMMAQESRQDISVSAIGVWQPQVNGNGSQLNASMTMGGLLSYRYLVTPRSGLELNYSFSQYTDYYRTSFTRPAVHVRQQEITGAYVYSRNYKNYNPFVEVGVGGYIMSPIRDFGTTSLDTKQNTNIGALFGGGVAYELSPSWDLRLEYRAFVLKAPNFGLDAVATRRYTVISTPAVGFAYHF, encoded by the coding sequence ATGATGAAGAGGATGTTGTTGGGTGCACTGCTGCTGAGTGCCGGCAGTGCAATGATGGCGCAGGAGAGCCGGCAGGACATTAGCGTGAGTGCTATCGGCGTCTGGCAGCCCCAGGTCAACGGAAACGGCTCCCAGTTGAATGCCAGCATGACGATGGGCGGTTTGCTCAGCTATCGTTACCTGGTAACCCCGCGCAGCGGCCTGGAGCTGAACTACTCCTTCTCGCAGTACACGGATTACTACCGCACCAGCTTCACGCGGCCCGCTGTGCACGTCCGTCAGCAGGAGATTACCGGCGCGTATGTGTATTCGCGCAATTACAAGAACTACAACCCCTTTGTTGAAGTTGGCGTAGGCGGCTACATTATGAGCCCGATCCGCGACTTCGGCACCACCAGCCTGGACACGAAGCAGAACACCAACATCGGCGCCCTGTTTGGCGGCGGCGTGGCCTATGAGCTGAGCCCGAGCTGGGATCTGCGCCTGGAATATCGCGCCTTCGTTCTGAAGGCACCGAACTTTGGCCTGGATGCCGTCGCGACCCGTCGCTACACCGTCATCTCCACACCGGCGGTCGGCTTCGCATACCACTTCTAA
- a CDS encoding DUF421 domain-containing protein yields MLEHMFHLPQTVTLLEKILRPVIVYLCLIVFLRLFGKRELAQLNPFDLVVLLSLSNTVQNAIIGDDNSVSGGVIGAFALLAINWFISVLLFRSPKLDHALQGEATILIRHGEIDRKAMEKEHLTDQDLLTVMHKEGFASLESVDLCSLQPNGTFYVEGRKPSFAEQTASDLKLSIESLRKEIAALRAQLEQS; encoded by the coding sequence ATGCTCGAACATATGTTTCACCTGCCCCAGACCGTCACTCTGCTCGAGAAAATTCTGCGCCCGGTCATTGTTTATCTGTGTCTTATCGTCTTTCTCCGGCTGTTTGGAAAGCGGGAACTGGCCCAGCTCAACCCCTTTGACCTGGTCGTTCTTCTCTCCCTCTCCAACACCGTGCAGAATGCCATCATCGGCGACGACAACTCGGTCTCCGGCGGCGTCATCGGCGCATTTGCCCTGCTGGCCATCAACTGGTTCATCAGTGTCCTGCTCTTCCGCTCTCCCAAGCTGGACCACGCCCTCCAGGGAGAAGCAACCATCCTCATCCGCCACGGCGAAATCGACCGCAAGGCGATGGAGAAGGAACACCTCACCGACCAGGACCTGCTCACGGTCATGCACAAAGAAGGCTTTGCCTCTCTGGAGTCCGTCGACCTCTGTAGCCTGCAACCCAACGGGACCTTTTACGTCGAGGGCAGAAAGCCCTCCTTCGCAGAACAGACCGCCAGCGATCTGAAGCTCAGCATCGAGTCGCTGCGGAAGGAGATTGCCGCCCTGCGTGCGCAGCTGGAGCAGTCCTAA
- the acs gene encoding acetate--CoA ligase, protein MSTVSETSFSSLLRENRVFQPLAEFSEKAHIKSREQYDAMYRRSIDQPEEFWADAARELDWFEPWDKVLEWNLPWAKWFVGGKLNLCYNAVDRHALGSRAQKPAIIWEGEPGEVRTLTYTDLLSEVQRAANMLKHIGVRKGDRVAIYMGMCPELAIALLACARIGAVHNVIFGGFAAHALVDRINNSECSAVITQDGSYRRGAEVKLKPTVDEALKQCPSVKSVLVYRRTGSEQTMVDGRDFWWHELVEKVSPNCPAEPMDSEDPLFILYTSGTTGTPKGLVHTTGGYAVGTYLTSKYVFDLQEHDVYFCTADIGWITGHSYVVYGPLQNGTSVLMYEGAPNHPQPDRFWEIIDRHKATIFYTAPTAIRAFIKWGDEWVKKHSLASLRLLGTVGEPINPEAWMWFHREVGHERCPIADTWWQTETGAHMITPIPGAIAAKPGSATVPFFGIDAAIVTKEGEPVPPGHGGLLVIRKPWPSMARTIYGNPDRYVAGYWSEIPGAYFTGDGARRDEDGYFWLMGRVDDVINVSGHRLGTAEIESALVAHTAVAEAAVVGRPDDLKGQAIAAFVTLEEHVTPTEDLKQELRKWVAKEIGALARPDDLRFTQTLPKTRSGKIMRRLLRELATTGDVKGDTTTLEDFGVIAKLRENDE, encoded by the coding sequence ATGTCGACTGTGTCTGAAACAAGCTTTAGTTCACTGTTACGTGAGAACCGGGTCTTCCAGCCTCTGGCGGAGTTTTCTGAGAAGGCCCACATTAAATCGCGCGAACAATACGACGCGATGTACCGCCGCTCAATCGATCAGCCTGAAGAGTTCTGGGCAGACGCCGCACGCGAGCTCGACTGGTTCGAGCCCTGGGACAAGGTCCTGGAATGGAACCTTCCGTGGGCCAAATGGTTTGTCGGCGGCAAGCTGAACCTCTGCTACAACGCTGTCGACCGCCATGCGCTGGGCAGCCGCGCGCAAAAGCCGGCCATCATCTGGGAAGGCGAGCCGGGCGAGGTCCGCACCCTCACCTACACCGATCTTTTGTCCGAAGTGCAGCGCGCCGCCAACATGCTCAAGCACATCGGAGTCCGGAAGGGCGACCGCGTCGCCATCTACATGGGTATGTGCCCGGAGCTGGCCATCGCCCTCCTCGCCTGCGCCCGCATCGGCGCCGTCCACAATGTCATCTTCGGTGGCTTCGCGGCGCACGCTCTGGTCGACCGTATCAACAACTCCGAGTGTTCCGCCGTCATCACGCAGGACGGCAGCTACCGCCGCGGCGCGGAGGTCAAGCTGAAGCCCACCGTGGACGAGGCGCTGAAGCAGTGCCCCTCCGTCAAGTCCGTCCTCGTCTATCGCCGTACCGGCAGCGAGCAGACCATGGTCGATGGCCGCGACTTCTGGTGGCATGAACTGGTCGAGAAGGTCTCGCCCAACTGCCCGGCTGAGCCCATGGACTCCGAAGACCCTCTCTTCATCCTCTACACCTCCGGTACCACCGGCACGCCCAAGGGCCTGGTCCACACCACCGGCGGATACGCTGTGGGGACCTACCTCACCAGCAAGTACGTCTTCGACCTGCAGGAGCACGATGTTTACTTCTGCACGGCCGACATTGGCTGGATCACCGGTCACAGCTACGTGGTCTATGGCCCGCTGCAGAACGGCACTTCCGTCCTGATGTACGAGGGCGCGCCGAACCACCCGCAGCCCGACCGCTTCTGGGAGATCATTGACCGGCACAAGGCCACTATCTTCTACACAGCGCCCACCGCCATCCGCGCCTTCATCAAGTGGGGCGATGAGTGGGTCAAGAAGCATTCCCTGGCCTCACTTCGTCTGCTCGGCACCGTTGGCGAACCCATCAATCCCGAGGCATGGATGTGGTTCCACCGCGAGGTCGGCCATGAGCGCTGCCCCATCGCCGATACCTGGTGGCAGACCGAGACCGGCGCGCATATGATCACGCCCATCCCCGGCGCCATTGCCGCCAAACCCGGTTCGGCGACCGTGCCGTTCTTCGGCATTGACGCGGCCATTGTCACCAAGGAAGGCGAGCCGGTGCCTCCGGGCCACGGCGGCCTGCTGGTTATCCGCAAGCCCTGGCCCTCGATGGCGCGCACCATCTACGGCAACCCGGATCGCTACGTCGCCGGTTACTGGTCTGAAATTCCCGGGGCCTACTTCACCGGCGACGGCGCACGGCGCGACGAGGACGGCTACTTCTGGCTGATGGGCCGCGTTGACGATGTCATCAACGTCAGCGGACACCGCCTTGGCACCGCCGAGATCGAGTCCGCCCTGGTCGCCCACACCGCTGTTGCGGAGGCTGCGGTCGTCGGCCGTCCGGACGACCTGAAGGGGCAGGCTATCGCAGCCTTCGTCACGCTGGAAGAGCACGTCACCCCCACCGAAGATCTGAAGCAGGAGCTTCGCAAGTGGGTGGCCAAGGAGATCGGCGCGCTGGCGCGTCCCGATGACTTGCGCTTCACGCAGACCCTGCCCAAGACCCGTTCCGGCAAAATCATGCGCCGCCTTCTGCGCGAGCTGGCGACCACCGGCGACGTCAAGGGCGACACCACCACCCTCGAAGACTTCGGTGTCATAGCCAAGCTGCGCGAGAACGACGAATAA
- a CDS encoding PAS domain S-box protein has translation MKSTLVRDEQLRLRALEQYEILDTPADSALDDIARLAAQICNAPAVAIGFLDSDRIWFKSHPLWQTSEFARTAFPGDETLQDVNLYEIPDLSRNKRFGADGIEIDGSTYRFYAGAPLITPEGARIGLLCILDTVPRTLNEQQVLAMEVLSRQIVTRLELTTRMRTMDRVARTRQRVETALTVERNFVSAVLDTVGALVVVLDTAGRVVRFNRACEVISGYQVSDLMGQPLWQKLIPEEDVEDSIATFESIAQGNFPATFENFWRTREGSLRHIAWTATGLLDEQNEVAFIIATGIDVTLQREAEATLRESEARYRQLIEGSLGMVFTHAEDGTLISVNSYGAASLGYSIEEMVGRPLGDFVPEDEADSLGLYLREIGSSGEAKGELRLCHRNGDTHVLAYRNRLVRLDARTAYVLGFGIDITEKVRAEERLRVLRRQSDSILASVGDGILGIDLSGSITVANPAGAQILGYKPQDLLGLNLHDTIHHTRADGSPNPHEGSKIQEAVHLSEPVRVSDEIFWRKDGTSVPVDYVATPLLDDGEAVGVVVAFADTTARRELDRMKDEFVSTVSHELRTPLTSLRAALGMVASGVLQTRPDKARQMLDIAVGNTDRLINLVNDILELERIGSGKAELHQANVSIGELCHRAAELQQTSAAKAGIRFRFQIENVHAWADPDRVLQLLTNLISNAIKFSPEGSEILLAAHNEPDGEVCIQVQDQGRGIPEDKLELIFERFQQVDASDSRAKGGTGLGLAICRSIVQQHGGDIWVESALGRGSTFFFTLPSRPSSNLR, from the coding sequence ATGAAAAGCACCCTGGTACGGGACGAACAGTTACGGCTCCGCGCGCTTGAGCAATATGAGATTCTCGACACGCCGGCTGACTCCGCGCTGGACGACATTGCACGCCTGGCCGCACAGATCTGCAATGCACCGGCGGTCGCCATTGGCTTTCTGGACTCTGACCGCATCTGGTTCAAGTCGCATCCCTTGTGGCAGACCTCCGAGTTCGCTCGCACTGCCTTTCCCGGCGACGAAACCCTGCAGGACGTCAACCTCTACGAGATTCCGGACCTGTCGCGCAACAAGCGCTTTGGCGCGGACGGAATCGAGATCGACGGCAGTACCTACCGCTTCTACGCCGGAGCTCCGCTCATCACGCCGGAGGGCGCGCGCATCGGCCTGCTTTGCATTCTGGACACGGTGCCACGCACGCTGAACGAGCAACAGGTTCTGGCGATGGAGGTGCTCTCCCGGCAGATCGTCACCCGTCTGGAGCTGACCACGCGCATGCGCACCATGGACCGCGTGGCACGCACCCGCCAGCGCGTCGAGACGGCGCTCACCGTTGAGCGCAACTTCGTCTCAGCCGTACTGGATACGGTCGGTGCCCTGGTTGTGGTGCTCGACACCGCGGGGCGCGTCGTGCGCTTCAATCGTGCCTGCGAGGTCATCTCCGGCTACCAGGTCTCTGACCTGATGGGCCAGCCGCTCTGGCAGAAGCTGATTCCCGAGGAAGATGTCGAAGACTCCATCGCGACCTTTGAGAGCATCGCGCAGGGCAACTTCCCGGCCACCTTTGAAAACTTCTGGCGGACGCGCGAAGGCAGCCTGCGCCACATTGCATGGACGGCCACCGGCCTGCTGGATGAGCAGAACGAAGTTGCCTTCATCATCGCCACCGGTATTGACGTCACGCTGCAGCGCGAGGCCGAAGCCACCTTGCGGGAGAGTGAAGCTCGCTATCGCCAGTTGATTGAAGGCTCCCTCGGCATGGTCTTCACCCACGCGGAAGACGGCACGCTGATCAGTGTCAATAGCTACGGCGCAGCCAGCCTGGGTTACAGCATTGAAGAGATGGTCGGCCGCCCGCTGGGCGACTTCGTTCCCGAAGACGAAGCCGACTCCCTCGGTCTTTATCTGCGCGAGATTGGCAGCAGCGGCGAGGCCAAGGGCGAGCTTCGCCTGTGCCATCGCAACGGCGACACGCACGTGCTCGCGTATCGCAACCGCCTCGTCCGGCTCGATGCCCGCACCGCCTACGTGCTCGGCTTCGGCATCGACATCACCGAGAAGGTGCGTGCTGAAGAGCGCCTGCGCGTCCTGCGCCGCCAGAGCGATTCCATCCTGGCCAGCGTCGGCGACGGCATCCTCGGTATAGACCTCTCCGGCTCCATCACCGTAGCGAACCCGGCAGGCGCGCAGATTCTCGGCTACAAGCCGCAGGACCTGCTCGGCCTGAACCTGCATGACACCATCCACCACACACGCGCCGATGGCTCACCGAACCCGCACGAAGGTTCAAAGATCCAGGAAGCCGTGCACCTCTCCGAGCCGGTGCGCGTCAGCGACGAGATCTTCTGGCGCAAGGACGGCACCAGCGTCCCGGTGGATTACGTTGCGACCCCTCTGCTCGACGACGGGGAAGCGGTCGGTGTCGTCGTAGCCTTTGCGGACACAACCGCCAGACGCGAGCTGGATCGCATGAAAGATGAGTTCGTCTCCACCGTCTCGCATGAGCTGCGTACGCCGCTCACCTCGCTGCGCGCGGCCCTCGGCATGGTGGCCAGCGGAGTCCTGCAGACGCGGCCGGATAAAGCGCGGCAGATGCTCGACATCGCTGTTGGTAACACCGACCGGCTCATCAACCTGGTCAACGACATTCTGGAGTTGGAGCGTATCGGCAGCGGCAAGGCCGAGCTGCACCAGGCCAACGTCTCCATCGGCGAGCTATGTCATCGCGCGGCAGAACTGCAGCAGACCTCCGCCGCCAAGGCGGGCATTCGCTTCCGCTTCCAGATCGAGAATGTCCATGCCTGGGCCGACCCGGACCGCGTGCTGCAACTGCTCACCAACCTGATCTCCAACGCCATCAAGTTCTCTCCAGAGGGAAGTGAGATCCTGCTGGCCGCCCACAATGAGCCGGATGGCGAGGTCTGCATCCAGGTGCAGGACCAGGGCCGCGGCATTCCGGAGGACAAGCTGGAGTTGATCTTTGAACGCTTCCAGCAGGTGGATGCCTCCGACTCCCGCGCCAAGGGCGGCACCGGCCTCGGTCTCGCCATCTGCCGGTCCATCGTCCAGCAGCACGGCGGTGACATCTGGGTGGAAAGCGCCCTGGGCCGGGGCTCGACCTTCTTCTTCACCCTGCCCAGCCGCCCCAGCAGCAACCTGCGCTAA
- a CDS encoding YybH family protein: MRRSFLWLAAAVFAVATQTATAQLGFGQSNQPKPAGSPLSVPTLSPGVVFLMELEGRFNLAVEKGGGKAFASWFADDAVVLNNGRAATMGKLAISEQATWDPKEYQLSWQPQGAQMLPSGDSGFTWGHYEGHSKDKNGQPVVVEGRYITLWKKVNGEWKVAMDASANDAPLAGECCALPKPGAK; this comes from the coding sequence ATGCGTCGATCGTTCCTTTGGCTTGCGGCTGCGGTGTTTGCCGTGGCGACACAGACGGCTACGGCCCAGCTTGGATTCGGACAAAGCAACCAGCCGAAGCCCGCGGGCAGTCCGTTGTCAGTGCCGACCCTGTCGCCGGGCGTTGTCTTCCTGATGGAGCTGGAAGGCCGGTTCAACCTGGCCGTGGAAAAGGGCGGCGGTAAGGCCTTTGCCAGCTGGTTTGCCGACGACGCCGTGGTATTGAATAACGGCCGCGCGGCCACCATGGGCAAGCTGGCCATCAGCGAACAGGCCACGTGGGACCCGAAGGAGTACCAGTTGAGCTGGCAGCCACAGGGAGCGCAGATGCTGCCCAGCGGCGACAGCGGCTTCACCTGGGGCCACTACGAAGGCCATTCCAAGGACAAGAACGGACAGCCCGTCGTGGTGGAGGGCCGCTACATCACGCTCTGGAAAAAAGTGAACGGAGAGTGGAAGGTAGCCATGGACGCCAGCGCAAACGACGCTCCGCTGGCCGGCGAATGCTGCGCGCTGCCGAAGCCGGGAGCGAAGTAG